Proteins encoded by one window of Mustela erminea isolate mMusErm1 chromosome 7, mMusErm1.Pri, whole genome shotgun sequence:
- the TIA1 gene encoding nucleolysin TIA-1 isoform X11, with translation MATGKSKGYGFVSFFNKWDAENAIQQMGGQWLGGRQIRTNWATRKPPAPKSTYESNTKQLSYDEVVNQSSPSNCTVYCGGVTSGLTEQLMRQTFSPFGQIMEIRVFPDKGYSFVRFNSHESAAHAIVSVNGTTIEGHVVKCYWGKETLDMINPVQQQNQIGYPQAYGQWGQWYGNAQQIGQYMPNGWQVPAYGMYGQAWNQQGFNQTQSSAPWMGPNYGVQPPPGQNGSMLPNQPAGYRVAGYETQ, from the exons ATGGCAACAGGAAAGTCTAAAGGATATGGCTTTGTCTCctttttcaacaaatgg GATGCCGAAAACGCCATTCAACAGATGGGTGGCCAATGGCTTGGTGGAAGACAAATCAGAACTAACTGGGCAACCCGAAAGCCTCCAGCTCCAAAGAGTACATATGAGT CAAACACCAAACAGCTATCATATGATGAAGTTGTAAATCAGTCTAGTCCGAGCAACTGTACTGTATACTGTGGAGGTGTCACTTCTGGGCTGACAG AACAACTAATGCGTCAGACTTTTTCACCATTTGGACAAATAATGGAAATTCGAGTCTTTCCAGATAAAGGATATTCATTTGTTCG GTTCAATTCCCATGAAAGTGCAGCACATGCAATCGTTTCTGTTAATGGAACTACCATCGAAGGTCATGTGGTGAAATGCTATTGGGGGAAAGAAACTCTTGATATGATAAATCCTGTGCAACAG CAGAATCAAATTGGATATCCACAAGCTTATGGCCAGTGGGGCCAGTGGTATGGAAATGCACAACAAATTGGCCAGTATATGCCTAATGGTTGGCAGGTACCTGCATATGGAATGTATGGCCAAGCATGGAATCAGCAGGGATTTAA TCAGACACAGTCTTCCGCACCGTGGATGGGACCAAATTATGGAGTGCAGCCACCTCCAGGACAGAATGGCAGCATGTTGCCTAATCAGCCTGCAGGGTACCGAGTGGCAGGGTATGAAACCCAGTGA
- the TIA1 gene encoding nucleolysin TIA-1 isoform X2 has product MSNNEDNLSFLRPVYKSRYVGNLSRDVTEALILQLFSQIGPCKNCKMIMDVRTAGNDPYCFVEFYEHRHAAAALAAMNGRKIMGKEVKVNWATTPSSQKKDTSSSTVVSTQRSQDHFHVFVGDLSPEITTEDIKAAFAPFGRISDARVVKDMATGKSKGYGFVSFFNKWDAENAIQQMGGQWLGGRQIRTNWATRKPPAPKSTYESNTKQLSYDEVVNQSSPSNCTVYCGGVTSGLTEQLMRQTFSPFGQIMEIRVFPDKGYSFVRFNSHESAAHAIVSVNGTTIEGHVVKCYWGKETLDMINPVQQNQIGYPQAYGQWGQWYGNAQQIGQYMPNGWQVPAYGMYGQAWNQQGFNQTQSSAPWMGPNYGVQPPPGQNGSMLPNQPAGYRVAGYETQ; this is encoded by the exons ATGTCAAATAATGAAGACAACCTCAGCTTTCTCAGGCCAGTCTACAAAAGCAG atATGTCGGCAACCTTTCCAGAGATGTGACAGAAGCTCTAATTCTCCAGCTGTTTAGCCAGATTGGACCTTGTAAAAACTGCAAAATGATTATGGATGTAAGG ACAGCTGGAAATGATCCATATTGTTTTGTGGAGTTTTATGAGCATCGTCATGCAGCTGCAGCACTGGCTGCTATGAATGGGCGGAAGATAATGGGTAAG GAAGTCAAAGTGAATTGGGCAACAACCCCCAGCAGTCAAAAGAAAGATACAAGCA GTAGTACCGTTGTCAGCACACAGCGTTCACAAG ATCATTTCCATGTCTTTGTTGGTGATCTCAGTCCAGAAATTACAACTGAAGATATAAAAGCTGCTTTTGCACCATTTGGAAGAATATC AGATGCCCGAGTGGTAAAAGACATGGCAACAGGAAAGTCTAAAGGATATGGCTTTGTCTCctttttcaacaaatgg GATGCCGAAAACGCCATTCAACAGATGGGTGGCCAATGGCTTGGTGGAAGACAAATCAGAACTAACTGGGCAACCCGAAAGCCTCCAGCTCCAAAGAGTACATATGAGT CAAACACCAAACAGCTATCATATGATGAAGTTGTAAATCAGTCTAGTCCGAGCAACTGTACTGTATACTGTGGAGGTGTCACTTCTGGGCTGACAG AACAACTAATGCGTCAGACTTTTTCACCATTTGGACAAATAATGGAAATTCGAGTCTTTCCAGATAAAGGATATTCATTTGTTCG GTTCAATTCCCATGAAAGTGCAGCACATGCAATCGTTTCTGTTAATGGAACTACCATCGAAGGTCATGTGGTGAAATGCTATTGGGGGAAAGAAACTCTTGATATGATAAATCCTGTGCAACAG AATCAAATTGGATATCCACAAGCTTATGGCCAGTGGGGCCAGTGGTATGGAAATGCACAACAAATTGGCCAGTATATGCCTAATGGTTGGCAGGTACCTGCATATGGAATGTATGGCCAAGCATGGAATCAGCAGGGATTTAA TCAGACACAGTCTTCCGCACCGTGGATGGGACCAAATTATGGAGTGCAGCCACCTCCAGGACAGAATGGCAGCATGTTGCCTAATCAGCCTGCAGGGTACCGAGTGGCAGGGTATGAAACCCAGTGA
- the TIA1 gene encoding nucleolysin TIA-1 isoform X13 → MSNNEDNLSFLRPVYKSRYVGNLSRDVTEALILQLFSQIGPCKNCKMIMDTAGNDPYCFVEFYEHRHAAAALAAMNGRKIMGKEVKVNWATTPSSQKKDTSSSTVVSTQRSQDHFHVFVGDLSPEITTEDIKAAFAPFGRISVSLKNGQNCPG, encoded by the exons ATGTCAAATAATGAAGACAACCTCAGCTTTCTCAGGCCAGTCTACAAAAGCAG atATGTCGGCAACCTTTCCAGAGATGTGACAGAAGCTCTAATTCTCCAGCTGTTTAGCCAGATTGGACCTTGTAAAAACTGCAAAATGATTATGGAT ACAGCTGGAAATGATCCATATTGTTTTGTGGAGTTTTATGAGCATCGTCATGCAGCTGCAGCACTGGCTGCTATGAATGGGCGGAAGATAATGGGTAAG GAAGTCAAAGTGAATTGGGCAACAACCCCCAGCAGTCAAAAGAAAGATACAAGCA GTAGTACCGTTGTCAGCACACAGCGTTCACAAG ATCATTTCCATGTCTTTGTTGGTGATCTCAGTCCAGAAATTACAACTGAAGATATAAAAGCTGCTTTTGCACCATTTGGAAGAATATC AGTATCTCTGAAGAATGGACAGAATTGCCCTGGCTAA
- the TIA1 gene encoding nucleolysin TIA-1 isoform X12: MSNNEDNLSFLRPVYKSRYVGNLSRDVTEALILQLFSQIGPCKNCKMIMDVRTAGNDPYCFVEFYEHRHAAAALAAMNGRKIMGKEVKVNWATTPSSQKKDTSSSTVVSTQRSQVLVHLHMDSHKLNGVMSGQPKLLAFEKTVKYFNIKLLHCKIISMSLLVISVQKLQLKI, from the exons ATGTCAAATAATGAAGACAACCTCAGCTTTCTCAGGCCAGTCTACAAAAGCAG atATGTCGGCAACCTTTCCAGAGATGTGACAGAAGCTCTAATTCTCCAGCTGTTTAGCCAGATTGGACCTTGTAAAAACTGCAAAATGATTATGGATGTAAGG ACAGCTGGAAATGATCCATATTGTTTTGTGGAGTTTTATGAGCATCGTCATGCAGCTGCAGCACTGGCTGCTATGAATGGGCGGAAGATAATGGGTAAG GAAGTCAAAGTGAATTGGGCAACAACCCCCAGCAGTCAAAAGAAAGATACAAGCA GTAGTACCGTTGTCAGCACACAGCGTTCACAAG TCTTAGTTCACTTGCACATGGATTCACATAAACTGAATGGTGTAATGTCTGGGCAACCAAAACTGTTGGCTTTTGAGAAAACTGTCAAATACTTTAACATCAAACTGTTGCATTGCAAG ATCATTTCCATGTCTTTGTTGGTGATCTCAGTCCAGAAATTACAACTGAAGATATAA